A portion of the Flavobacterium limnophilum genome contains these proteins:
- a CDS encoding acyltransferase family protein, translating to MGNTTNGRLVSLDVLRGFVMFWIMSGEHIIHALAKAAPIPVFVWMSSQLHHTDWNGITFYDMIFPIFLFVAGVSMPYSFEKKMSIAGVNTPAELPSKEKQKIYGSMLKRTCILLFLGFVVNGLLRFDGYDQTRFASVLGRIGLAWFFAGIIYLNFDLKKQLFWLIGILVGYYLVLKLVPVPNFGAGILTPEASFSSYFDQQFLPGRLHSKVYDPEGLFSTIPAIATALLGMFLGTFLKSKNIFSANEKIVIMVAAALILIGIGALWNYDFPINKRLWTSSFVCFVGGFSILFFTFFYWIIDVLGFQKWAFPLLLIGSNSILIYMASEGLVNFKHTAEFVFGGLIEFLPLLWQPVFTTLSVTFVQLVLLYFLYKRKLFLKI from the coding sequence ATGGGAAATACAACAAATGGAAGACTGGTTTCTTTGGACGTCTTGAGAGGGTTTGTCATGTTTTGGATCATGAGCGGCGAACACATTATTCACGCTTTGGCCAAGGCCGCCCCAATTCCTGTTTTTGTATGGATGTCATCACAATTGCATCATACGGATTGGAACGGCATTACGTTTTATGACATGATATTTCCCATTTTCCTCTTCGTTGCCGGGGTTTCGATGCCCTATTCTTTCGAGAAGAAAATGAGTATCGCAGGTGTAAATACTCCAGCGGAATTGCCTTCAAAAGAAAAGCAAAAAATATACGGCTCGATGCTGAAAAGGACTTGTATTTTACTGTTTTTGGGATTTGTGGTGAATGGACTATTGCGGTTTGACGGCTACGATCAAACTCGTTTTGCCAGCGTGTTGGGACGCATTGGCTTGGCTTGGTTTTTTGCCGGCATCATCTATTTGAATTTTGATTTAAAAAAACAACTTTTTTGGCTAATAGGAATTTTGGTTGGTTACTATTTAGTTTTGAAGTTAGTGCCAGTCCCTAATTTTGGGGCTGGTATTTTAACACCGGAAGCTTCCTTTTCGAGTTATTTTGACCAACAGTTCCTGCCGGGAAGATTGCACAGCAAGGTCTATGATCCCGAAGGTTTGTTTTCTACGATACCGGCCATTGCCACCGCTTTGTTGGGAATGTTTTTGGGAACCTTTTTGAAATCCAAAAATATATTTTCGGCAAATGAAAAAATAGTAATAATGGTTGCCGCTGCACTCATTTTGATTGGTATTGGAGCGCTTTGGAACTATGATTTTCCTATCAATAAACGCCTGTGGACAAGCTCTTTTGTGTGTTTTGTTGGTGGATTCAGTATTTTGTTTTTCACCTTTTTCTATTGGATAATTGACGTATTGGGCTTCCAAAAATGGGCATTTCCTTTACTGTTGATAGGTTCGAATTCTATCCTGATTTATATGGCTTCCGAAGGTTTGGTAAATTTCAAGCATACTGCCGAGTTTGTGTTTGGAGGTCTAATCGAATTTTTACCGCTCCTTTGGCAACCCGTGTTTACCACTTTGTCGGTAACCTTTGTCCAACTTGTCTTGCTTTATTTTCTGTACAAAAGAAAATTGTTTTTGAAAATCTAA
- a CDS encoding glycoside hydrolase family 2 TIM barrel-domain containing protein, giving the protein MKKIKTRILLLCLFAIYGTTVSAQEKNSGNDWENPEVFQINREPARAAFLPYADETSAISDNYDSSPWYFSLNGKWKFSWSPTPDQRPKDFYKPDFSTTNWKELQVPSNWELNGFGIPIYTNITYPFERNPPFINHSDNPVGSYKRGFVLPDNWNNRHVYLHFEAGTSAMYIWINGQKAGYVENTKSPAEFDITNYLKPGKNDVSVEVYRWSDGSYLEDQDFWRLSGIDRNVYLYSTNDIRIADFFAKPDLDSNYKNGSLNVEVNLKNLTSAAINNQKLEAKLVDASGKYIFVKDLKVNFAANKTQTVNIAQNVSNPKLWSNEAPNLYTLLLTLKSEKGTIIETVSTQIGFRKVELKSGQLLVNGVRIMVHGVNIHEHNPVTGHYQDEATMMKDIKMMKQLNINSVRCSHYPNNLLWVKLCNKYGIFLVDEANIESHGMGVEGQSFMNPKTNPGHLPEWHAAHMDRIYSLVERDKNAPSVIIWSLGNESANGSVFHDAYKWIKNRDKTRLVQFEQAKENENTDVVCPMYPTIAYMKEYAARKQVDRPFIMCEYSHAMGNSSGNFQEYWDIIRGSKNMQGGFIWDWVDQGFEMKDEAGRHYWAYGGDLGSQNYTNDENFCHNGLVWPDRTPHPGAFEVKKVYQDILFQAIDVKNGVIEIINDFGFTNLNQYNFKYQVLENGKSIKEGTIAVTLNPKSKKQFKIDLPKLSSKPGVEYLLNVFAYTKTGSELLPQNFEIAREQFVIESGNYFAKPEFVKPSSNIKEESKEFVLSANNVVVKISKKTGLISHYSSKGQEYFNQYPEPNFWRAPTDNDFGNKMPMRNNVWRAAGKNCTLETIQVVEENGKTCVVATMKLNDVFSDYTIKYSLGNDGSLEVQPSYKKGNAPLPDMPRFGMIFSLKKALENLDYYGRGPWENYPDRNESALKGIYKSKVADQYVPYTRPQENGYKTDVRWFTLLNSDGKGLEIKGLQPLCVSTLNNYPSDFDPGLSKKNQHLSDITPRNEVVVCVDLAQRGLGGDNSWGEYPHEPYLLKQNEYSYGFVIKPIE; this is encoded by the coding sequence GAAGAAAATCAAAACCAGAATACTTTTATTGTGCCTGTTCGCCATTTATGGGACAACTGTTTCGGCTCAAGAAAAAAACAGTGGAAACGATTGGGAAAACCCGGAAGTATTCCAGATTAATCGGGAACCGGCACGAGCGGCATTTCTTCCTTATGCAGACGAAACATCGGCCATAAGCGATAATTATGACAGTTCTCCTTGGTATTTTTCATTGAATGGAAAATGGAAATTTTCTTGGTCGCCAACACCGGATCAGCGTCCAAAAGATTTCTATAAACCAGATTTCAGCACTACAAACTGGAAGGAACTTCAAGTGCCGTCCAATTGGGAATTGAATGGTTTTGGAATTCCAATTTACACCAATATTACGTATCCTTTCGAAAGGAATCCTCCTTTTATCAACCATTCCGACAATCCTGTTGGTTCATACAAAAGAGGTTTTGTTTTGCCTGATAATTGGAATAATCGTCATGTGTATCTTCATTTTGAAGCAGGAACTTCGGCCATGTACATTTGGATTAACGGCCAAAAAGCGGGCTATGTGGAAAACACCAAAAGTCCTGCCGAATTCGACATTACCAACTATCTAAAGCCGGGAAAAAATGATGTTTCCGTTGAAGTTTATAGATGGAGCGATGGCTCTTATCTCGAAGACCAAGATTTCTGGAGACTTTCAGGTATTGACCGAAATGTTTATTTGTATAGCACCAACGACATTCGCATTGCTGATTTTTTTGCAAAGCCCGATTTGGATTCCAATTACAAAAACGGAAGTTTAAATGTAGAAGTTAATTTGAAAAACCTGACTTCTGCAGCCATAAATAATCAAAAACTGGAAGCCAAATTAGTCGATGCTTCAGGGAAATATATTTTTGTCAAAGATTTAAAAGTCAATTTTGCGGCCAATAAAACCCAAACAGTCAACATTGCCCAAAATGTTTCCAATCCAAAATTATGGAGCAACGAAGCCCCTAATTTATATACTTTGCTGCTTACTTTAAAAAGTGAAAAAGGAACTATAATAGAAACTGTTTCCACCCAAATAGGATTCCGAAAAGTAGAATTGAAGAGTGGACAATTATTGGTAAACGGAGTCAGAATAATGGTGCATGGCGTGAATATTCACGAGCACAATCCCGTAACGGGGCATTATCAAGATGAAGCGACCATGATGAAAGACATCAAGATGATGAAACAACTAAACATCAATTCGGTGCGTTGCAGTCATTATCCCAACAATTTGTTATGGGTAAAATTGTGCAATAAATACGGAATATTTCTAGTGGACGAGGCCAATATCGAAAGCCATGGAATGGGAGTGGAAGGTCAAAGTTTCATGAACCCAAAAACTAATCCTGGTCATCTTCCGGAATGGCACGCAGCCCATATGGACAGAATTTATAGTTTGGTCGAAAGGGACAAAAATGCACCTTCTGTAATCATTTGGTCATTAGGAAATGAAAGTGCGAATGGATCGGTTTTTCATGATGCTTACAAATGGATAAAAAACAGGGATAAAACCCGATTGGTTCAGTTTGAGCAAGCAAAGGAAAACGAAAATACAGATGTTGTTTGCCCGATGTATCCAACAATTGCCTATATGAAAGAATATGCGGCACGCAAGCAAGTGGACCGACCATTTATTATGTGTGAGTACTCGCACGCCATGGGGAACAGCAGCGGAAATTTTCAGGAATATTGGGATATTATTCGCGGCAGCAAAAATATGCAAGGCGGATTTATTTGGGATTGGGTAGATCAAGGATTCGAAATGAAAGACGAAGCAGGACGCCACTATTGGGCTTATGGAGGCGATTTGGGAAGCCAGAATTATACCAATGACGAAAATTTTTGTCACAACGGATTGGTTTGGCCAGACAGAACGCCACATCCGGGAGCATTCGAAGTGAAAAAAGTCTATCAGGATATTTTGTTTCAAGCCATCGATGTCAAAAATGGCGTGATTGAAATCATAAACGATTTTGGCTTTACCAATTTGAATCAATACAATTTCAAATACCAAGTGTTGGAAAACGGAAAGTCCATAAAAGAAGGTACAATTGCCGTCACTTTAAACCCAAAATCAAAAAAACAATTTAAAATCGATTTGCCAAAATTGTCATCAAAACCGGGTGTTGAATATCTGTTGAATGTTTTTGCCTATACTAAAACAGGATCGGAATTGTTGCCCCAGAATTTTGAAATTGCCAGGGAACAATTTGTCATAGAAAGTGGAAATTATTTTGCGAAACCGGAATTCGTAAAACCATCTTCAAACATTAAAGAAGAATCAAAAGAATTTGTTTTGAGTGCCAATAATGTTGTGGTCAAGATCAGCAAAAAGACGGGTTTGATTTCACATTACAGTTCAAAAGGACAGGAATATTTCAATCAATATCCGGAACCCAATTTTTGGAGAGCACCAACAGACAATGATTTTGGTAATAAAATGCCAATGAGAAACAATGTATGGAGAGCGGCAGGCAAGAATTGCACATTGGAAACGATTCAAGTGGTGGAGGAAAATGGAAAAACTTGTGTTGTGGCAACAATGAAACTGAACGATGTTTTTTCGGATTACACCATCAAATATTCGTTGGGGAATGACGGGTCTTTGGAAGTGCAACCGTCTTATAAAAAAGGAAATGCTCCATTGCCGGACATGCCGCGTTTCGGGATGATTTTCTCTCTTAAAAAGGCTCTGGAAAATCTGGATTATTACGGAAGAGGCCCTTGGGAAAATTATCCGGACAGGAATGAATCGGCGCTCAAAGGGATTTATAAAAGTAAAGTGGCAGACCAATATGTGCCTTACACCCGTCCGCAAGAGAATGGATATAAAACGGATGTTCGTTGGTTTACACTTTTAAATAGTGACGGCAAAGGTCTTGAAATAAAGGGATTGCAGCCTTTGTGTGTGAGTACTTTGAATAATTATCCAAGTGATTTCGACCCGGGATTATCCAAAAAGAACCAACACTTGAGCGATATCACTCCTAGAAACGAGGTCGTGGTTTGTGTCGATTTAGCCCAGCGTGGATTGGGAGGAGACAATAGTTGGGGCGAATATCCACACGAACCCTATTTGTTGAAACAAAATGAATACAGCTACGGATTTGTCATAAAACCAATAGAATAG